The following are encoded together in the Ovis aries strain OAR_USU_Benz2616 breed Rambouillet chromosome 15, ARS-UI_Ramb_v3.0, whole genome shotgun sequence genome:
- the LOC101122812 gene encoding large ribosomal subunit protein eL42-like: MVNVPKTHQTFYRKCGKRQQHKVTHTRKGKDSLPAQGKRHYARKQSDYGDQTKPIFQKKAKTTKKSVLQLECTKPNYKGILAKKRYKHFELGGDKQRKRQMVPF; this comes from the coding sequence ATGGTGAATGTTCCTAAAACCCACCAGACTTTCTATAGGAAGTGTGGCAAGCGCCAACAGCACAAAGTGACACACACCAGGAAGGGCAAGGATTCTCTGCCTGCCCAGGGAAAGCGGCATTATGCCAGGAAGCAGAGTGACTATGGCGACCAGACTAAGCCGATTTTCCAGAAAAAGGCTAAAACTACAAAGAAGAGTGTGCTGCAGCTCGAATGCACGAAGCCCAACTACAAGGGAATCTTGGCTAAAAAGAGGTACAAGCATTTTGAGCTGGGAGGAGATAAGCAGAGAAAGAGGCAAATGGTCCCGTTCTGA